From a single Planctellipticum variicoloris genomic region:
- a CDS encoding TolB family protein: protein MKSLPVLIAVLMSVPAAADEPVPPQPLIGFTELQTSLPGGRHANVRTMRASVVRADGAGRRLLTPELATEPDTWTQFAGWSPDGRTAIVGRGWQSPANAQWEEDHKTFRHTAEGWLYDAYLVDIATGQATNVTAVERVSFYNSIFFWPGDSTKLGLTALVDGTSKPFRMDRDGRNKVDLNQGSTGFTYGFNGSRDGSRIAYHDNYQIYLADADGKNRVHVATGQPFNFGPTWSPDSQWVLFVAGEHYNCHPHIVRADGTGLRKLADRNGYRGVVEFLDVYDFHGGSSDTPVWAADGQSVFYTALVGPNVELFQVTLDGRAMQLTSSPAGTLHYHPQPSADGKRLLYGSKRGGVRQLFVMALADRSEQVLTDLKPGQGAMWPHWQPDPVDEPGGINRP, encoded by the coding sequence ATGAAATCGCTCCCTGTGCTCATTGCCGTGCTGATGTCCGTCCCGGCTGCCGCTGACGAGCCAGTACCACCGCAGCCGCTGATTGGTTTCACCGAACTGCAGACCAGTCTGCCGGGCGGGCGGCATGCCAACGTGCGAACGATGCGGGCGTCGGTGGTTCGGGCGGATGGTGCGGGGCGGCGGCTCCTCACTCCGGAGCTTGCCACTGAGCCGGACACGTGGACGCAGTTCGCCGGCTGGTCTCCTGACGGGCGGACCGCCATCGTCGGCCGCGGCTGGCAGAGTCCCGCGAACGCTCAATGGGAGGAGGATCACAAGACGTTTCGGCACACGGCGGAGGGCTGGTTATACGACGCGTATCTGGTCGACATCGCGACCGGGCAGGCGACGAACGTGACCGCCGTGGAGCGGGTCAGCTTCTATAACAGCATTTTCTTCTGGCCGGGCGACTCGACAAAGCTCGGGCTGACTGCTCTCGTCGATGGGACGTCGAAACCGTTTCGGATGGATCGCGACGGCCGGAACAAGGTTGATCTCAATCAGGGCTCGACCGGATTTACCTACGGCTTCAACGGGTCCCGCGACGGGTCCCGGATCGCCTACCACGACAACTATCAGATCTACCTCGCCGACGCCGACGGCAAGAACCGCGTTCATGTGGCGACCGGGCAGCCCTTTAACTTCGGCCCCACCTGGTCTCCCGACAGCCAGTGGGTGCTGTTTGTCGCGGGCGAGCACTACAACTGCCACCCGCACATCGTCCGGGCCGACGGGACGGGACTCAGGAAACTGGCCGATCGCAACGGCTATCGCGGCGTGGTCGAATTCCTCGACGTCTACGACTTCCACGGCGGCAGCAGCGATACGCCGGTCTGGGCGGCGGACGGACAGTCGGTCTTCTACACGGCACTGGTTGGCCCCAACGTCGAGCTGTTCCAGGTCACGCTCGACGGCCGGGCTATGCAACTCACCAGTTCGCCGGCGGGCACGTTGCACTATCATCCGCAGCCGTCCGCCGACGGAAAGCGGCTGCTGTACGGCTCGAAGCGCGGCGGCGTCCGCCAGCTCTTCGTGATGGCTCTTGCCGACCGGAGCGAACAGGTTTTGACCGACCTCAAGCCCGGTCAGGGGGCGATGTGGCCGCACTGGCAGCCAGATCCGGTCGACGAGCCCGGCGGCATCAACCGGCCATAG
- a CDS encoding argininosuccinate synthase, with protein MPSCVLAYSGGLDTSVILGWLQDEGYDVHCVYVDLGQPCEDRQAILKKAHDNGAKSARIVDVQEELCRDFAFPVLQWQARYEQVYLLGTSIARPLISKVCLQVAREVGADAYAHGATGKGNDQCRFQLAAEALDPAVKIIAPWRIAKFRELFAGRQEMIAYCEKKGIPVKASVSKPYSSDENCLHISYEAGKLEDPAVCGVDTVDFGMTVSPQQAPDKVESVTVRFEHGVPVSVNGKTLSALQVVKTLNEIGGRNGVGRIDMVENRFVGMKSRGVYEAPGMTVLYEAHRVLEQLTLDRDLVHLRDRMAPEIAEMVYYGFWYTAKMDALMAFNHQAQKVVNGEVTLGLYKGNLIVQSRKSPNSLYDEAIASMDTAGAYDQTDAEGFLRIMGLPSRVQGRVTPRAY; from the coding sequence ATGCCGAGCTGTGTTCTGGCTTATTCGGGCGGGTTGGATACGTCGGTCATCCTGGGATGGCTGCAGGACGAAGGTTACGACGTCCATTGCGTTTACGTCGATCTGGGGCAGCCCTGCGAGGACCGCCAGGCGATTCTCAAAAAGGCGCACGACAACGGGGCGAAGTCGGCCCGGATTGTGGACGTGCAGGAAGAGCTGTGCCGGGATTTTGCGTTTCCCGTGCTGCAGTGGCAGGCGCGGTACGAGCAGGTGTATCTGCTGGGGACGTCGATCGCCCGGCCGCTGATTTCGAAGGTCTGCCTGCAGGTGGCCCGCGAAGTCGGGGCCGACGCCTACGCACACGGGGCTACCGGCAAGGGGAACGATCAGTGCCGGTTCCAGCTTGCGGCTGAGGCGCTCGATCCGGCCGTGAAGATTATTGCGCCGTGGCGGATTGCGAAGTTCCGGGAGCTGTTCGCCGGACGGCAGGAGATGATCGCCTACTGCGAGAAGAAGGGGATTCCCGTCAAGGCGTCGGTGAGCAAGCCGTACAGCTCGGACGAGAACTGCCTGCACATTTCTTATGAAGCGGGCAAGCTGGAAGATCCGGCGGTGTGCGGCGTGGACACGGTCGACTTCGGCATGACGGTCTCGCCGCAGCAGGCGCCGGACAAAGTGGAGTCGGTGACGGTTCGCTTCGAGCATGGCGTGCCGGTGAGCGTGAACGGCAAGACGCTGTCGGCTCTGCAGGTGGTCAAGACGCTCAATGAGATCGGCGGCCGGAACGGCGTGGGCCGGATCGACATGGTCGAGAACCGGTTTGTCGGCATGAAGAGCCGGGGGGTCTACGAGGCGCCTGGGATGACGGTGCTGTACGAGGCGCATCGGGTGCTGGAGCAACTCACGCTGGACCGGGATCTGGTCCATCTGCGGGACCGGATGGCGCCGGAAATCGCCGAGATGGTTTATTACGGCTTCTGGTACACGGCGAAGATGGACGCTCTGATGGCGTTCAATCATCAGGCTCAGAAGGTGGTCAACGGCGAAGTGACGCTGGGACTCTACAAGGGGAACCTGATCGTGCAGAGCCGGAAGAGCCCGAACAGCCTGTACGACGAGGCGATCGCGTCGATGGACACGGCCGGGGCTTACGACCAGACCGACGCCGAGGGCTTTTTGCGGATCATGGGCCTGCCGAGCCGGGTGCAGGGCCGGGTGACGCCGAGAGCGTATTAG
- a CDS encoding TIGR01777 family oxidoreductase, translated as MKIVIPGGSGQVGSILARAFQARGDEVVVLSRSPEPAPWRVAAWNGVSTGPWMAELDGADVVINLAGRSVNCRYTPARRRELLESRVRSTRVIGEAIAAARRPPKVWLQASTATIYAHQYDSPNDERTGRIGGAEVDAPDAWRFSIEVARAWEQAATESAATLTGTRMVLLRSAMVMSPDRGGVFDAFLRLVRWGLGGAQGDGRQFVSWIHDRDFVRAVGWIIAHEELAGPVNVASPGPLPNAEFLGLLRRAWGARLGLPTPRVLLELGAWLVRTETELLLKSRRVTPGRLSESGFEFEFSEWSTAAADLCRRWRGNTE; from the coding sequence GTGAAGATTGTTATTCCGGGCGGGTCGGGGCAGGTGGGTTCGATTCTCGCACGGGCGTTTCAGGCTCGCGGCGATGAGGTTGTCGTGCTCAGTCGTTCGCCGGAACCTGCCCCGTGGAGGGTTGCGGCGTGGAATGGAGTTTCAACCGGTCCGTGGATGGCGGAACTGGATGGGGCCGACGTTGTGATCAATCTGGCTGGTCGGAGCGTCAACTGCCGGTATACGCCGGCCCGCCGGCGGGAGCTGCTCGAATCCCGCGTGCGGTCGACGCGCGTGATCGGGGAAGCAATTGCCGCGGCGCGGCGACCTCCCAAGGTCTGGCTGCAGGCGAGTACGGCGACGATCTATGCGCATCAGTATGACTCACCGAACGACGAGCGGACCGGCCGGATCGGTGGCGCTGAGGTCGATGCGCCGGACGCGTGGCGGTTCAGCATTGAAGTGGCGCGTGCCTGGGAGCAGGCGGCGACGGAGTCTGCGGCGACGCTGACCGGCACGCGGATGGTGCTGCTGCGTTCGGCGATGGTGATGAGCCCGGACCGGGGGGGCGTGTTTGATGCGTTTCTGCGCCTGGTGCGATGGGGACTCGGCGGGGCCCAGGGAGACGGCCGGCAGTTTGTGTCGTGGATTCACGATCGGGATTTTGTCCGTGCGGTCGGCTGGATCATCGCGCACGAGGAACTGGCTGGTCCGGTGAATGTGGCGTCGCCCGGGCCGCTGCCGAACGCGGAGTTTCTGGGGCTGCTGCGTCGGGCGTGGGGTGCGCGGCTGGGGCTGCCGACTCCGCGCGTGCTGCTGGAGCTTGGGGCCTGGCTGGTTCGGACGGAGACCGAGTTGCTGCTCAAGAGTCGGCGGGTGACGCCGGGGCGACTGAGCGAGTCGGGATTTGAGTTTGAGTTCTCGGAGTGGAGTACGGCTGCGGCGGACCTGTGCCGGCGATGGCGTGGGAACACGGAATGA
- a CDS encoding NPCBM/NEW2 domain-containing protein, translating into MSLMRRSLAAILLLTLAAAARAEDRVTVLDADGRELKGPLQGWTKSAIVLKDPLPVEQIVSIDFGRTADPLKAGAAALTFANGDTWLARPIEMADETLKVGWERYTPWPIQVVPLETLSSLILDLPAPGPARRNLWRDLETRSGGADLVVLSNGERTADQLLSLDGAFVEIDRSGNPIKLDRRRVRAIGLDPDLSSFPATTGPRLVFRLRDGSRVTAIAAEQVEGDAVRLRLPWQADVIVPLGEICRCDVFGPRVQPLAERTPTSVVHTPFLSSKWPLVVNRNVWRGPLRIRNREFATGLGMHSQTVARFAVEPGDREFRAIVGLDDEAAPRGSVRFRVAVDGQDVWTSPELTSQSPPLAVPPVPLTGAGELTLIVDFGEQADVSDYANWCDAVILRGPR; encoded by the coding sequence ATGAGCCTTATGCGCCGCAGCCTCGCCGCGATTCTCCTGCTGACGCTGGCCGCCGCAGCCAGGGCGGAAGATCGCGTCACGGTCCTCGACGCCGACGGACGCGAACTGAAAGGCCCGCTGCAGGGCTGGACAAAATCGGCCATCGTCCTGAAAGACCCGCTCCCCGTCGAACAGATCGTTTCCATCGACTTCGGGCGGACCGCCGACCCGCTCAAGGCCGGCGCGGCCGCTCTGACATTCGCCAACGGTGACACCTGGTTGGCCCGGCCGATTGAAATGGCCGACGAAACGCTGAAAGTCGGCTGGGAACGCTACACCCCCTGGCCCATCCAGGTCGTTCCCCTGGAAACGCTTTCCTCATTGATTCTGGACCTGCCGGCGCCCGGCCCAGCGCGGCGAAATCTCTGGAGGGATCTCGAAACGCGATCGGGCGGCGCGGACCTCGTCGTGCTGAGCAACGGCGAACGGACCGCCGATCAGCTCCTGAGTCTGGACGGCGCCTTTGTCGAAATCGACCGCTCCGGCAATCCCATCAAGCTCGATCGCCGCCGCGTCCGGGCCATTGGCCTCGACCCCGACCTGAGCAGCTTTCCCGCAACGACGGGGCCGCGTCTGGTCTTCCGCCTCCGCGACGGCTCGCGGGTGACGGCGATCGCGGCCGAGCAGGTCGAAGGGGACGCCGTTCGCCTGCGCCTCCCCTGGCAGGCCGACGTGATCGTTCCACTGGGCGAAATCTGCCGCTGCGACGTCTTCGGACCGCGCGTCCAACCCCTGGCGGAACGGACGCCGACGTCGGTCGTTCACACGCCGTTCCTGTCGTCCAAGTGGCCCCTCGTGGTCAATCGCAACGTCTGGCGCGGACCGCTGCGGATCCGCAACCGGGAGTTCGCCACCGGTCTCGGCATGCACAGCCAGACCGTCGCCCGCTTTGCCGTCGAGCCGGGCGACCGCGAGTTCCGGGCCATCGTCGGACTCGACGACGAAGCCGCCCCCCGCGGCAGCGTCCGCTTCCGCGTCGCCGTCGACGGCCAGGACGTCTGGACCAGCCCCGAGCTGACATCCCAGTCGCCGCCGCTCGCCGTTCCGCCGGTCCCGCTCACGGGAGCCGGAGAGCTGACGCTGATCGTCGACTTCGGCGAACAGGCCGACGTCAGCGACTACGCCAACTGGTGCGACGCGGTGATTCTGCGAGGTCCGCGGTAG
- a CDS encoding prenyltransferase/squalene oxidase repeat-containing protein yields the protein MIATGCPALAQPLEGRSIEAAGREEVTPEAQRAIDAGLAALATRQHPDGSFGSGRDYRRNVAVAALSGMAFLSAGNLPDRGPYGEHVTRTVDFILASAQPSGYIIREDSAQHGPMYGHGFATLFLAEVYGLSPRDDVRTTLKAAVQLIVNSQNKEGGWRYDPDGRDADISVTVCQIMALRAARNCGLHVPKTTVDQCTEYVRKSQVADGGFRYQLSGRPTSAFPRTAAGVVALYSAGIYEGRDIDRGLDYISRYEPQGDMLRYDAHYYYGQYYAVQAMWQAGGERWKRWYPAIRGELIARQLPDGMWSDPLINPEYATAMSCIILQMPNNFLPIFQR from the coding sequence TTGATCGCAACCGGTTGTCCCGCCCTGGCCCAGCCCCTGGAAGGCCGCTCCATTGAGGCTGCCGGTCGCGAAGAAGTCACCCCCGAAGCCCAGCGGGCCATCGACGCCGGTCTGGCGGCCCTGGCCACCCGGCAGCACCCCGACGGATCCTTCGGCTCCGGCCGCGACTACCGCCGCAACGTCGCCGTCGCCGCGCTCAGCGGCATGGCCTTCCTGTCAGCCGGCAATCTCCCCGACCGCGGGCCGTACGGCGAACACGTCACGCGGACGGTGGACTTCATCCTCGCCTCGGCTCAGCCGTCGGGCTACATCATCCGCGAAGACAGCGCCCAGCACGGCCCCATGTACGGCCACGGCTTCGCCACGCTGTTTCTCGCCGAAGTCTACGGGCTCTCGCCGCGGGACGACGTCCGGACGACGCTCAAGGCCGCCGTGCAGCTCATCGTCAATTCGCAGAACAAGGAAGGGGGCTGGCGCTACGATCCCGACGGCCGCGACGCAGACATCTCCGTCACCGTCTGCCAGATCATGGCCCTCCGCGCCGCCCGCAACTGCGGTCTGCACGTCCCCAAAACCACCGTCGACCAGTGCACGGAGTATGTCCGCAAATCCCAGGTCGCCGACGGCGGCTTCCGCTACCAGCTCAGCGGTCGACCGACGAGCGCCTTTCCGCGAACCGCCGCCGGAGTCGTGGCTCTTTACAGCGCCGGCATCTACGAAGGACGCGATATCGACCGCGGTCTCGATTACATCAGCCGCTACGAGCCTCAGGGGGACATGCTGCGCTACGACGCGCACTACTACTACGGCCAATATTACGCAGTTCAGGCGATGTGGCAGGCGGGCGGCGAGCGGTGGAAACGCTGGTATCCCGCGATCCGCGGCGAGCTTATCGCCCGGCAGCTCCCCGACGGCATGTGGTCCGATCCATTGATCAATCCCGAGTACGCCACCGCCATGTCCTGCATCATCCTGCAGATGCCCAACAACTTTCTGCCGATCTTCCAGCGATGA
- a CDS encoding SRPBCC family protein translates to MSIHFEHSVDILRSPAQVFAVIDDFSRTPSWLERCTGLEKLSPGPNAVGTKLRYAYREGSHTGVMEGEITARVPGERLTCHYRDKLLAVTVDFRMTPTATGTRLTHAIEIVPQTLIARLMSPLIKRHLPAQTTAAMERLKSLIEAETGSNA, encoded by the coding sequence TTGTCGATTCACTTCGAACACTCGGTCGACATCCTCCGCAGTCCCGCACAGGTCTTCGCCGTCATCGACGACTTCAGCCGCACGCCGAGCTGGCTGGAGCGCTGCACCGGCCTGGAAAAGCTCAGCCCCGGTCCCAACGCGGTCGGCACGAAGCTGCGGTACGCCTACCGCGAGGGGAGCCATACCGGGGTGATGGAGGGCGAAATCACCGCCCGCGTCCCCGGCGAACGACTGACGTGCCACTATCGCGACAAATTGCTCGCCGTCACCGTCGACTTCCGCATGACCCCGACAGCGACCGGAACCCGGCTGACGCATGCGATCGAGATCGTTCCGCAGACGCTGATCGCCCGGCTGATGTCCCCGTTGATCAAGCGTCATCTCCCCGCGCAGACGACGGCGGCGATGGAGCGTCTGAAGTCGTTAATCGAAGCGGAAACGGGTTCGAACGCCTGA
- a CDS encoding 1-deoxy-D-xylulose-5-phosphate synthase has translation MKSRIMYLEDKSEGLSGPARIGRVSFSKTGSTLHYGGREFQSLRGKGIKGNYIDVETGDEVWISGPKKDGSDSLYGGVVEIDEDIREEYWLRIRGLPECRDQTSYRSPAKD, from the coding sequence ATGAAATCCCGCATCATGTACCTCGAAGACAAATCCGAGGGCCTGTCCGGCCCGGCGCGGATCGGTCGCGTCTCGTTTTCGAAGACCGGCAGCACGCTGCACTACGGCGGACGGGAGTTTCAATCGTTGAGAGGAAAGGGGATCAAGGGCAACTACATTGACGTCGAGACGGGGGACGAAGTCTGGATCTCCGGCCCCAAAAAGGACGGCAGCGACTCACTGTATGGCGGAGTGGTCGAGATCGACGAAGACATCCGCGAAGAATACTGGCTGCGGATCCGCGGGCTGCCGGAGTGCCGGGATCAGACGAGTTACCGGTCTCCAGCGAAGGATTAG
- a CDS encoding ABC transporter permease, with the protein MLRFAVRNLLSRPLRSVLALLGLTVAIMGMVGLFSVKAGIDHMVGQTFGRIPGIAAMQPGAPIPLFSRLPESWAAEIAQIPGVRVVRSELWVRAQIVAGKMAFNPPRFLFGTDIDRTLALKEAIYRDDMIAGRFLNLTDRGTRNCVISKPIAEEARKSVGDLLRVDGNDFTIVGIYECKSMLLDVAIVLDQQTVRKLTRFEDGVISSAYIEPDDTEHMDALMQTIRDHFRGRSLTAWQPASAQGTGVLNGDSAADVLWRIIVKLFEPEGWKPAEEPAATDTSTVPAGEAAIEIRSAKDWGERIADFSADLDLFLWLMTGIGVLIALLSILNTMLMSVSERLIEFGVLKANGWSSWNVLTLIVWESAVLGAFGGVLGCLLGWAGTLGMNWYFPTKLNLYASPELLTFSLCFSTALGIAGGLYPALWAVRMNPMDAIRRG; encoded by the coding sequence ATGCTCCGTTTTGCCGTCCGGAATCTCCTGAGCCGACCGCTCCGTTCCGTCCTGGCGCTGCTGGGCCTGACCGTGGCCATCATGGGGATGGTCGGACTGTTCTCCGTCAAAGCCGGCATCGATCACATGGTCGGCCAGACCTTCGGCCGGATTCCCGGCATCGCGGCGATGCAGCCCGGCGCCCCGATCCCCCTCTTCTCGCGCCTCCCGGAATCATGGGCCGCCGAAATTGCGCAGATTCCCGGCGTCCGCGTCGTCCGCTCCGAACTCTGGGTCCGGGCGCAGATCGTCGCCGGCAAAATGGCCTTCAATCCCCCCCGCTTTCTCTTCGGGACCGACATCGACCGGACCCTCGCGCTCAAGGAAGCTATCTACCGGGACGACATGATCGCCGGCCGCTTTCTGAACCTCACCGACCGGGGGACCCGCAACTGCGTCATCAGCAAACCGATCGCGGAGGAAGCCCGCAAATCCGTTGGTGACCTGCTGAGAGTCGACGGCAACGATTTCACCATCGTCGGGATCTACGAGTGCAAGTCGATGCTGCTGGATGTGGCAATCGTGCTCGATCAGCAGACAGTCCGGAAGCTGACTCGATTCGAAGACGGCGTCATCTCCTCCGCCTACATCGAACCGGACGACACCGAACACATGGATGCCCTGATGCAGACCATCCGCGACCACTTCCGCGGCCGGTCCCTCACCGCCTGGCAACCCGCCTCGGCCCAGGGAACCGGAGTTCTGAATGGCGACTCGGCGGCCGATGTTCTCTGGAGAATTATCGTCAAGCTGTTCGAACCGGAAGGCTGGAAGCCTGCGGAAGAACCCGCCGCAACGGACACGTCGACCGTCCCCGCAGGGGAAGCGGCGATTGAGATCCGCTCGGCGAAGGACTGGGGAGAGCGGATCGCCGACTTCAGCGCCGACCTGGATCTGTTCCTCTGGCTCATGACCGGCATCGGCGTGCTGATCGCGCTGCTGAGCATCCTCAACACCATGCTCATGAGCGTCTCCGAACGGCTGATCGAGTTCGGCGTCCTGAAGGCCAACGGCTGGTCGAGCTGGAACGTGCTCACGCTGATCGTCTGGGAAAGCGCCGTCCTGGGCGCCTTCGGCGGCGTCCTGGGCTGCCTGCTCGGCTGGGCAGGAACGCTGGGGATGAACTGGTATTTCCCCACCAAACTGAACCTCTACGCCAGCCCCGAACTCCTCACCTTCAGCCTCTGCTTCAGCACGGCCCTGGGCATCGCCGGCGGTCTCTACCCCGCCTTGTGGGCCGTGCGCATGAATCCCATGGACGCCATCAGAAGGGGGTAG
- the speD gene encoding adenosylmethionine decarboxylase, giving the protein MEHLGRHVIIELWGCNDGINDAVRVKQAMLAAVKAANATLLNINVHTFSPHGVTGVAVLSESHLSVHSWPEFGYLAADVFTCGETTRPEAAVDVFREFFHPTRVELHTLKRGVFHEAIGPDGERQIVPEQDTIEYYEDEVDETAVVA; this is encoded by the coding sequence ATGGAGCACCTCGGTCGTCATGTCATCATCGAATTGTGGGGATGTAACGACGGCATTAATGATGCTGTCCGGGTCAAGCAGGCGATGCTCGCCGCCGTCAAAGCGGCCAACGCGACCCTGCTGAACATCAATGTTCACACCTTCAGTCCGCACGGTGTCACAGGCGTCGCGGTCCTCTCCGAGTCGCACTTATCCGTTCATAGCTGGCCGGAGTTCGGCTATCTGGCCGCCGACGTGTTTACGTGCGGCGAGACCACTCGGCCGGAGGCCGCCGTGGATGTGTTCCGGGAGTTCTTTCACCCGACACGCGTCGAGCTGCATACGCTGAAGCGGGGAGTGTTCCACGAAGCGATCGGCCCCGACGGGGAGCGTCAGATCGTCCCGGAACAGGATACGATCGAATATTATGAAGACGAAGTCGACGAGACTGCCGTTGTCGCCTAA
- a CDS encoding DUF4339 domain-containing protein: protein MVDQWMYRVVGAEFGPVPQDELQQLLQEGLVADDDEVRPVDQSAWRPASSYSELGFQGASQSTSTATVERNADEWYCKTFGTELGPLTFDELQRMAENGEVAADDEVRLGTSGKWRKIGSIGRLMALLPYQEVKREVVRKPAPVINRDTSFGSATISQPVVPQVPAQRTGSSHAPVTVNEAWYASIKGVQYGPVGLDQLTGWIKTGQLSAQDFVRQGPQGEFQAVSAIPELAPPPPSRSAPTPARPVAPEPVEEKPVSFATAEPVAPPPPPAPYASSFSSNFSSPAPSAPAWGNSSGSFGAGAPAFSRPAPPPPKKSKSSSSSSGGGMSMPSIDFGALVKNPAVLGVLAVAVLAGLWFVLPASQGADIAIYKTQKEWLTAMQAAEKGKSFASLGGKYDTEAKAMATDLAKRLSSSYPHRKFLMWNAKYRLAEVVGGDPVKAPQAVKDFEANLKQAATYLKITD from the coding sequence ATGGTTGACCAGTGGATGTATCGCGTCGTGGGGGCGGAGTTCGGCCCTGTACCGCAGGACGAGTTGCAGCAGTTGCTGCAGGAAGGCCTTGTCGCGGACGATGACGAAGTCCGCCCGGTCGATCAATCCGCGTGGCGGCCGGCGAGTTCTTATTCTGAGCTCGGGTTTCAGGGGGCCAGCCAGAGTACTTCGACAGCGACGGTCGAGCGGAATGCCGACGAGTGGTATTGCAAGACTTTCGGCACGGAGCTTGGCCCGCTGACGTTCGACGAGCTGCAGCGCATGGCCGAGAATGGCGAAGTTGCGGCCGATGATGAAGTCCGTCTGGGAACCAGCGGGAAGTGGCGAAAGATCGGCTCCATTGGCCGTCTGATGGCCCTGTTGCCGTATCAGGAAGTGAAGCGGGAAGTTGTCCGTAAGCCGGCGCCGGTCATCAATCGGGACACGTCGTTCGGCAGCGCCACCATCAGCCAACCGGTCGTTCCCCAAGTTCCCGCTCAGCGAACGGGCTCGTCGCATGCGCCCGTGACTGTCAACGAAGCCTGGTACGCCTCGATCAAAGGGGTGCAGTATGGGCCGGTCGGTCTGGATCAGTTGACGGGGTGGATCAAAACGGGGCAGCTCAGCGCCCAGGATTTTGTTCGTCAGGGACCGCAGGGGGAGTTCCAGGCGGTCAGCGCCATCCCTGAACTGGCGCCACCTCCTCCGAGTCGATCGGCGCCCACCCCGGCGCGACCCGTTGCCCCGGAGCCCGTGGAAGAAAAGCCGGTCTCCTTCGCGACTGCGGAGCCTGTCGCACCGCCGCCCCCCCCCGCCCCTTATGCATCGAGTTTCAGTTCGAATTTCAGCAGCCCGGCTCCGTCGGCGCCCGCCTGGGGGAATTCGTCGGGGAGCTTTGGTGCTGGCGCCCCGGCATTCAGTCGTCCTGCACCTCCCCCGCCGAAGAAGTCCAAGTCGTCCTCTTCGTCGTCGGGCGGCGGCATGTCGATGCCGTCGATCGACTTTGGCGCCCTGGTCAAGAATCCGGCCGTGCTGGGAGTGCTGGCGGTCGCCGTCTTGGCGGGACTCTGGTTCGTGCTGCCGGCCAGCCAGGGGGCGGACATCGCGATCTACAAGACACAGAAGGAATGGCTGACCGCGATGCAGGCGGCCGAGAAGGGCAAGTCCTTCGCCTCGCTCGGCGGAAAATATGATACCGAAGCGAAAGCCATGGCAACCGATCTGGCCAAGCGGCTCAGTTCGTCCTATCCGCACCGGAAGTTCCTGATGTGGAACGCCAAGTACCGGCTTGCGGAAGTCGTGGGCGGGGATCCGGTGAAGGCGCCGCAGGCGGTGAAGGACTTCGAAGCGAATCTCAAGCAGGCCGCCACCTACTTGAAAATCACAGACTGA